In Paenibacillus sp. 1781tsa1, one DNA window encodes the following:
- a CDS encoding PP2C family protein-serine/threonine phosphatase, producing the protein MRILIVDDNPTNVIIIREILKKENYRDIVTASSAMEMFEVLGIGEESNELRPRPSDIDLILLDMMMPEMDGIEACSIVQKFENLKDIPIIMVTAIGDSKKLAEALDAGASDYVTKPINKVELMARIRLALRLKQEKDWHKERDQRIQDELKLAAMVQNAVLSPAIRDPLFQVHAIYKPSFELAGDLYSWYPLGEGRYGVLLLDMMGHGISSSLFTMFIASVLKDTVTTYVDPEKVIQELNRRFNQLHLEKQLVQYYFTAIYLVVDTRMKRIDYVNAGHPPALFFRNDGSVTTFDSVCCPVGLFDKMDIEPQTIHYEGDGHIALYTDGLLEAVQGGQEEQHEFLIEKLTGSHQWNEAAMQAMFFDDEIPQERDDDKCLVWITLDKGAGDE; encoded by the coding sequence ATGAGAATACTTATTGTTGACGACAATCCGACGAATGTCATTATCATTCGAGAAATTCTGAAAAAAGAGAACTATCGTGACATTGTAACGGCGAGTTCCGCCATGGAAATGTTTGAAGTGTTGGGAATTGGGGAGGAAAGCAATGAACTTCGTCCAAGACCGTCGGATATTGACCTGATTTTGCTAGATATGATGATGCCCGAGATGGACGGTATCGAAGCCTGCAGTATTGTGCAGAAATTTGAAAATTTGAAGGATATACCGATTATTATGGTGACTGCCATCGGGGACTCCAAGAAACTTGCCGAAGCATTGGATGCAGGTGCATCTGACTATGTGACCAAACCGATTAATAAAGTCGAACTGATGGCCAGAATTCGACTTGCACTTCGTTTGAAACAGGAAAAGGATTGGCATAAAGAGCGTGATCAACGTATTCAGGATGAGCTCAAGTTGGCAGCAATGGTTCAAAATGCCGTATTAAGTCCGGCAATTCGGGACCCGTTGTTCCAAGTGCATGCCATCTATAAACCATCTTTTGAGCTTGCGGGTGATCTATATTCTTGGTATCCCCTTGGGGAAGGTCGTTACGGAGTACTGCTGCTCGACATGATGGGACACGGGATATCTTCATCCCTGTTTACCATGTTTATCGCTTCTGTCTTGAAGGATACGGTTACCACTTATGTGGATCCAGAGAAGGTCATTCAGGAGTTGAACCGGCGTTTTAACCAGCTCCATCTGGAGAAACAATTGGTACAGTATTATTTCACGGCAATTTATCTGGTCGTGGATACACGGATGAAGCGCATTGATTATGTTAACGCAGGGCACCCACCTGCTTTATTCTTCCGAAACGACGGCAGTGTCACCACATTTGACAGTGTCTGCTGTCCTGTTGGGTTATTTGACAAAATGGATATTGAACCGCAAACCATCCATTACGAGGGTGACGGCCATATTGCACTCTATACGGATGGACTATTGGAAGCTGTTCAGGGCGGGCAGGAGGAACAACATGAATTCCTGATCGAAAAACTGACCGGCTCACATCAGTGGAATGAAGCTGCCATGCAGGCCATGTTTTTTGACGACGAAATTCCCCAGGAGCGGGATGATGATAAATGTCTGGTCTGGATTACTTTAGATAAAGGGGCGGGCGATGAATGA
- a CDS encoding general stress protein: MNSTNEQAYAKVVENGVQAVEAVKELQITGYLADQIFVLAHEKDRTDRIADTADAKEIGIKEEGVFDSLANLFRSRGDELRAKIVSMGFTEAEADFYESELDKGKVLVIAKKKD; the protein is encoded by the coding sequence ATGAATTCAACCAATGAGCAAGCTTATGCAAAAGTGGTAGAAAACGGAGTCCAGGCGGTAGAAGCGGTGAAAGAATTGCAGATTACCGGATACCTTGCTGATCAAATCTTTGTTCTCGCCCATGAGAAGGATCGTACAGATCGAATTGCCGATACAGCAGATGCCAAAGAAATTGGCATAAAGGAAGAAGGCGTATTTGATTCCTTGGCGAATCTGTTCCGCTCACGTGGTGATGAACTCCGGGCCAAAATTGTTTCGATGGGCTTTACCGAAGCCGAAGCTGACTTCTACGAGAGTGAGTTAGACAAAGGTAAAGTACTCGTAATTGCCAAAAAGAAAGATTGA
- a CDS encoding DUF948 domain-containing protein, translating into MIYQISVALIAVAFAVLVFFLIRTLKSAQGSLDNVSQTLQEVQKTIDELSYEVKQTVRHANDITVDVQHKMKKIDPVMESVENLGEVLNEVTAAAKQVSTTLMARFQTKRNHAADTKHAEPSHVTAPPATSTDRTLQSYEATYNGDAKGGKNWMKYVDVAANVWQRMRK; encoded by the coding sequence ATGATCTATCAAATTAGCGTGGCCCTGATTGCAGTGGCATTTGCAGTCCTTGTTTTCTTCTTAATTCGTACCTTGAAATCCGCTCAGGGTTCCTTGGACAATGTCTCACAGACATTGCAGGAGGTACAGAAGACCATTGATGAACTTAGTTATGAAGTCAAGCAAACGGTAAGACACGCCAATGATATTACGGTGGATGTACAGCACAAAATGAAAAAAATTGATCCTGTAATGGAATCTGTTGAAAATCTCGGAGAAGTGTTGAACGAGGTGACGGCGGCAGCCAAGCAAGTCTCCACGACGCTGATGGCCAGATTTCAGACGAAACGAAACCATGCCGCAGATACAAAGCACGCTGAACCGTCTCATGTAACAGCACCACCTGCTACATCAACGGATCGTACCCTGCAATCCTATGAAGCTACATATAATGGTGATGCTAAGGGCGGGAAGAACTGGATGAAGTATGTGGATGTTGCGGCGAATGTATGGCAACGAATGCGTAAATAA
- a CDS encoding DUF1328 domain-containing protein, producing MLKWSVLFLIIALVAGIFGFFGIVEAAASIAKVLFFIFVVLFVISLITGRSRMR from the coding sequence ATGTTGAAATGGTCTGTATTATTTCTAATTATTGCACTGGTAGCAGGTATTTTTGGATTCTTCGGTATTGTTGAAGCAGCTGCTTCAATCGCGAAAGTACTCTTCTTCATCTTTGTAGTACTGTTCGTCATCTCCCTCATTACGGGACGCAGCCGAATGCGATAA
- a CDS encoding cation diffusion facilitator family transporter, with protein sequence MNAYEEIRKGERGAWVSIVAYLVLSAFKLICGYVFASSALLADGFNNLTDIVASVAVLIGLRISQKPPDSDHAYGHFRAETVAALVASFIMAMVGLQVLVEAIRSWYEGAFVAPNLWAAAVAVVCAVVMLGVYRYNHRLAKQINSQALMAAAKDNRSDAWVSIGAAVGIIGAQFGLPWLDKVAAIAVGLLICKTAWEIFRDSTHRLTDGFDQKDLTDLRSSVARVPGVEKIKDVKARVHGSHVLVDVVIEVDGGLSLIEGHQICDRVEERLKRSHNIMHVHVHVEPKTEEVTGNL encoded by the coding sequence TTGAACGCTTATGAAGAAATTCGAAAAGGGGAGCGAGGGGCTTGGGTGAGTATTGTAGCCTATCTCGTCTTGTCCGCCTTTAAGCTGATCTGTGGATATGTATTTGCTTCCAGCGCCTTGTTGGCCGATGGTTTTAATAACCTTACGGATATTGTGGCATCTGTTGCTGTATTGATCGGGCTTCGGATCTCCCAGAAACCACCTGATTCGGATCATGCCTATGGTCATTTTAGAGCGGAGACTGTTGCTGCCTTGGTGGCTTCATTTATTATGGCTATGGTTGGGTTGCAAGTATTGGTTGAAGCCATTCGCTCCTGGTATGAAGGAGCCTTTGTTGCTCCAAACCTCTGGGCGGCTGCAGTGGCTGTAGTCTGTGCTGTGGTGATGTTAGGCGTATATCGTTACAATCACCGTCTGGCTAAACAAATTAATAGTCAGGCGCTGATGGCAGCGGCGAAAGATAATCGTTCGGATGCCTGGGTCAGCATAGGCGCTGCCGTTGGAATTATAGGTGCGCAGTTCGGACTACCATGGCTGGATAAAGTAGCTGCCATTGCTGTAGGTCTGTTGATCTGCAAGACGGCTTGGGAGATTTTTCGGGATTCTACACATCGTCTTACCGATGGATTTGATCAGAAGGACTTGACGGATCTCAGATCCTCCGTAGCTCGTGTTCCAGGTGTTGAAAAGATCAAGGATGTAAAGGCACGTGTGCATGGAAGTCATGTACTTGTGGATGTGGTTATCGAAGTGGACGGAGGCTTAAGCTTGATTGAAGGCCATCAGATCTGCGACAGAGTGGAAGAGCGTCTGAAGCGATCGCATAACATCATGCATGTACATGTACATGTTGAACCGAAGACGGAAGAAGTCACAGGGAACCTTTGA
- a CDS encoding ABC-F family ATP-binding cassette domain-containing protein — protein MISTSGITLRYGKRALFEDVNIKFTPGNCYGLIGANGAGKSTFLKILSGEIESNSGEVHITPGERMAVLKQNHFEYDEYPVLETVIMGHSRLYAIMKEKDTLYAKADFTEEDGLRAGELEGEFAELNGWDAEPDAAALLIGLGIDRDMHEKKMNELSGNEKVRVLLAQALFGRPNNLLLDEPTNHLDLESIQWLENFLMDYEGTVIVVSHDRHFLNKVCTHIADIDFGKIQLYVGNYDFWYESSQLALALQRDANKKKEEKIKELQAFIQRFSANASKSKQATSRKKQLDKITLDDLRPSNRKYPFINFKPEREAGKQLLTVDRISKSIDGVKMLNDISFVVNKGDKIAFVGPNGNAKSLLFDILMGETELDSGEYTWGVTTTQAYFPKDNSKYFDGVDMTLVDWLRQYSKDQDETYLRGFLGRMLFSGEESLKKASVLSGGEKVRCMLAKMMQTGANALILDEPTNHLDLESITALNNGMIDFDGTMLFTSHDHQFIQTIANRIIEITPNGIIDRQMSYDEYLESDEIKELRNKMYPVEA, from the coding sequence ATGATCAGTACAAGCGGCATCACGCTCCGCTACGGAAAACGTGCACTTTTTGAAGATGTAAATATCAAATTCACACCAGGAAACTGTTACGGCCTCATCGGCGCCAATGGAGCCGGTAAATCAACATTTTTGAAAATTTTGTCCGGTGAAATTGAATCAAACTCGGGAGAGGTGCACATCACCCCGGGCGAACGTATGGCCGTTTTGAAGCAAAACCACTTTGAATATGATGAGTATCCGGTTCTCGAAACGGTAATTATGGGTCATAGTCGTCTCTATGCCATTATGAAAGAAAAAGATACGCTGTATGCCAAAGCGGACTTCACTGAAGAAGACGGCCTGCGTGCAGGTGAGCTTGAAGGTGAATTTGCCGAGTTGAATGGCTGGGATGCTGAGCCGGATGCAGCGGCACTCCTGATCGGTCTGGGTATCGACCGTGACATGCACGAGAAGAAAATGAATGAATTAAGTGGTAACGAAAAAGTTCGTGTCCTGCTTGCACAAGCATTGTTTGGTCGTCCAAACAACCTGTTGCTCGATGAGCCTACCAACCACTTGGATCTCGAATCCATTCAATGGCTCGAGAACTTCTTGATGGACTATGAAGGTACTGTTATTGTAGTATCCCATGACCGTCACTTCCTGAACAAAGTATGTACGCACATTGCGGATATCGACTTTGGTAAAATCCAGCTGTACGTAGGTAACTATGACTTCTGGTACGAGTCCAGCCAATTGGCACTTGCTTTGCAACGTGATGCCAACAAGAAAAAAGAAGAGAAGATTAAAGAGCTTCAAGCCTTTATTCAACGTTTCTCCGCGAATGCTTCGAAATCGAAACAAGCAACTTCCCGGAAGAAACAACTCGACAAAATCACGCTGGATGACCTTCGTCCATCGAACCGTAAATATCCGTTTATCAACTTCAAACCTGAGCGTGAAGCCGGTAAACAATTGTTGACCGTAGATCGCATCAGCAAATCCATTGATGGTGTAAAAATGCTGAATGATATCAGCTTTGTCGTGAACAAAGGGGATAAAATTGCATTTGTTGGCCCGAACGGAAATGCCAAGTCACTCTTGTTTGATATCCTGATGGGTGAAACGGAATTGGATAGCGGCGAATATACTTGGGGTGTAACTACAACTCAAGCTTATTTCCCGAAAGACAACTCCAAATATTTTGACGGTGTAGACATGACGCTCGTGGATTGGCTCCGTCAATATTCCAAAGATCAGGATGAAACGTATCTGCGTGGATTCTTGGGACGTATGCTGTTCTCTGGTGAGGAATCCTTGAAAAAGGCAAGTGTACTCTCCGGGGGCGAGAAAGTTCGCTGTATGCTGGCGAAAATGATGCAGACGGGTGCTAACGCATTGATTCTCGATGAGCCTACGAACCACTTGGATCTCGAATCCATCACAGCGCTGAACAATGGTATGATTGATTTTGACGGCACAATGCTGTTCACATCCCATGACCATCAGTTCATTCAAACCATTGCTAACCGAATTATCGAAATTACGCCGAATGGCATCATTGATCGCCAAATGAGCTATGACGAGTATCTGGAAAGTGATGAAATCAAAGAACTGCGCAATAAAATGTATCCGGTAGAAGCTTAA
- a CDS encoding MBL fold metallo-hydrolase: MPKIRYNNIDNVSTDKTLKEFKQWREQRRNKVKDYSYTVPKHPPELDYLHANRDDTSITWIGHSTFFIQYYGLNIVTDPVWAEKMGFQRRLGAPGIPIQDIPPLDVILISHSHYDHLHLASLRKLITAKTLLIVPDGLKRKMIRKGFHRCQEMKWWDHMTLGGVKITFVPAQHWTRRTLFDTNTSHWGGYVLEPTHSAATSAGESAATRSDQKDQTTTASGKNETSRESDGPPVLYFVGDTGYFQGFKTIGERFDIGITLMPIGAYDPEWFMTSQHVTPEEALQGFVESGSQLMVPMHYGTFKLADDTPKEALDRLEVERERLGISKERIRVLGHGETLRIHHEEGKQD; encoded by the coding sequence ATGCCTAAAATCCGTTATAACAACATTGATAATGTAAGTACGGACAAAACGCTGAAGGAATTCAAGCAATGGAGGGAGCAGCGGCGCAATAAAGTGAAGGACTACTCCTACACCGTGCCCAAACACCCGCCTGAACTCGATTATCTGCATGCCAATCGAGATGACACGAGTATTACCTGGATTGGTCACTCCACGTTTTTCATTCAATATTATGGATTGAACATCGTGACTGACCCGGTATGGGCTGAAAAAATGGGATTTCAACGAAGACTCGGTGCCCCGGGGATTCCGATTCAGGATATTCCACCATTGGATGTCATTCTGATATCCCATTCCCACTACGATCATCTGCATCTGGCTTCCCTGCGTAAGCTGATTACCGCCAAGACATTGCTGATCGTACCCGATGGTCTGAAGCGCAAGATGATTCGTAAAGGATTCCATCGATGCCAAGAGATGAAGTGGTGGGATCATATGACACTTGGCGGAGTTAAAATCACTTTTGTTCCAGCGCAGCACTGGACACGCCGAACGCTGTTCGATACCAATACATCCCACTGGGGCGGTTATGTGTTGGAACCAACCCATTCGGCGGCAACATCAGCAGGGGAAAGTGCTGCAACTCGAAGTGATCAGAAGGATCAAACAACTACAGCATCAGGGAAGAACGAAACATCCAGAGAATCAGACGGACCGCCTGTGTTGTATTTTGTAGGGGATACAGGTTACTTCCAGGGTTTCAAGACGATTGGAGAGCGCTTTGACATCGGTATTACCCTGATGCCCATTGGTGCCTACGATCCGGAATGGTTCATGACTTCTCAGCATGTGACACCTGAAGAAGCACTGCAGGGGTTTGTTGAATCCGGCTCGCAGCTCATGGTGCCAATGCACTATGGCACATTCAAGCTGGCAGACGATACGCCCAAGGAAGCCCTTGATCGGCTGGAAGTTGAGCGTGAACGGCTAGGCATTAGTAAAGAGCGTATTCGGGTGCTTGGTCATGGTGAAACACTCCGCATTCACCACGAGGAAGGTAAACAGGACTAA
- a CDS encoding cytochrome d ubiquinol oxidase subunit II encodes MSFEIAGIAILWTFLFGYLIVASIDFGAGFFSFYSILTGHENKIHNIIQRYLSPVWEVTNVFLIFFVVGLVGFYPDSAFYYGTALLVPGSLAIVLLAIRGVYYAYNTYGNHGQNSRIYMALYGATGLLIPAVFSTILAISEGGIIEQVGEEVFFRWREFLTNPYTWSVVLLALVSVLYISAMFLSYYANRAGDEPAFEVLREYALLWSLPTIFASFLAFLQINKQNPAHFEQMVNISWMFISSFICFVIAVSLVWKRKYLGWCFIAVMLQFAFAWYGYGRSHLPYILYPYINIYDSFTNRTMGIALITAFSLGLLVLIPSLVLIMKLFLFDANYVRGNSGKKKG; translated from the coding sequence TTGAGTTTCGAAATTGCAGGCATCGCAATATTGTGGACGTTTTTGTTCGGTTACCTGATTGTCGCTTCGATTGATTTTGGGGCCGGGTTCTTCAGCTTTTACAGCATATTGACTGGGCACGAGAACAAAATTCATAACATCATTCAGCGCTACCTGTCTCCTGTGTGGGAAGTAACGAATGTGTTCCTGATCTTTTTTGTGGTCGGACTGGTTGGATTTTATCCGGACAGCGCCTTTTATTACGGGACAGCTTTGCTGGTGCCGGGTTCCCTGGCCATTGTACTGCTTGCTATCCGGGGCGTGTATTACGCTTACAATACCTATGGCAACCACGGGCAGAACAGCCGGATCTACATGGCATTGTACGGAGCGACGGGTTTGCTGATTCCGGCGGTATTCTCCACCATTTTGGCGATATCCGAGGGCGGAATCATTGAGCAGGTAGGCGAAGAGGTGTTTTTTCGCTGGCGTGAATTTTTGACGAATCCCTATACCTGGTCGGTTGTTTTGCTTGCACTGGTCAGTGTGCTGTACATCTCGGCGATGTTTCTTTCCTATTATGCCAACCGGGCAGGGGATGAGCCGGCATTTGAGGTGCTTCGAGAGTATGCATTGCTCTGGAGCTTGCCTACCATTTTTGCGAGTTTTCTGGCATTTCTGCAGATTAACAAACAGAATCCCGCACATTTTGAGCAGATGGTGAATATCTCATGGATGTTCATTTCTTCGTTTATCTGTTTTGTCATTGCGGTGTCGCTGGTGTGGAAACGCAAATATCTGGGCTGGTGTTTTATCGCTGTCATGCTTCAGTTTGCCTTTGCCTGGTATGGTTACGGGCGATCCCACCTTCCGTATATCCTGTATCCCTACATTAATATTTATGACAGCTTTACAAATCGTACGATGGGGATTGCGCTTATTACGGCGTTCAGCCTGGGGCTGCTTGTACTCATTCCGTCGCTTGTGCTGATTATGAAGCTGTTCCTGTTTGATGCCAATTATGTACGCGGTAATTCTGGTAAAAAGAAAGGATGA
- a CDS encoding cytochrome ubiquinol oxidase subunit I, whose amino-acid sequence MSSLDPVLLSRILTGLTLFVHIIFASIGVGVPLMIALAEWRGLRTNDMHYTLLARRWARGFVITVAVGVVTGTSIGLQLSLLWPMFMRVAGQAIALPLFMETFAFFIEAIFLGIYLYTWDRFKKKYTHMLLLIPVALGSSASAIFITTVNSFMNQPQGFTLINGIMKDIHPIAAMLNPATPTKVSHVLASSYTLSAGILAGIAAFSLLRGRDHVYYKKALKLTTVSALVFAISTVMIGDSSGKFLAKYQPEKLAAAEWHFKTMKEAPLVYGGILDENNEVKYAIEIPYALSILAGNRPDTEVKGLEEFPADLRPPLSIHYMFDLKVTTGVIILMIPVLYVLRRWLPGRKPYPKWLLLGIVLLGPLAMIAIELGWMFAEVGRQPWILRGYMKVSEAATTSTSVGWMLVLFILLYLILCFSCIRVLSKLFRNKEAEKELESLGLEGGIVH is encoded by the coding sequence ATGTCATCCCTGGACCCTGTTTTGCTCAGCCGGATACTAACCGGTCTTACCTTGTTTGTGCACATTATTTTTGCCTCTATCGGTGTAGGTGTTCCCCTCATGATTGCATTGGCCGAGTGGCGAGGACTACGAACCAATGATATGCATTACACCTTGCTGGCACGGCGGTGGGCACGAGGGTTTGTCATCACCGTTGCCGTTGGCGTCGTTACAGGCACCTCGATCGGATTACAGCTCAGTCTGTTGTGGCCGATGTTTATGCGGGTAGCGGGTCAGGCCATCGCCCTGCCGCTGTTCATGGAGACGTTTGCCTTTTTTATCGAGGCGATCTTTCTTGGAATTTACCTCTATACGTGGGATCGTTTCAAAAAGAAATATACGCATATGCTGCTGTTGATTCCGGTAGCTCTTGGCTCATCTGCCTCTGCGATTTTCATTACGACGGTGAACTCCTTCATGAATCAGCCACAGGGGTTCACCCTGATTAATGGCATCATGAAAGACATTCATCCGATTGCTGCCATGTTGAATCCGGCAACACCAACCAAGGTGTCCCATGTACTTGCTTCATCCTACACTCTGAGTGCAGGTATTCTGGCGGGGATAGCCGCCTTCAGTTTGCTCCGGGGACGGGATCATGTGTATTACAAAAAAGCACTGAAACTCACAACGGTATCTGCGCTTGTCTTTGCCATCAGTACGGTCATGATCGGGGACTCTTCCGGTAAATTCCTGGCGAAATATCAGCCGGAGAAGCTGGCTGCCGCAGAATGGCATTTCAAGACGATGAAAGAGGCACCGCTTGTCTATGGGGGCATTTTGGATGAGAACAATGAAGTGAAATACGCGATTGAGATTCCTTATGCACTTAGTATTTTGGCGGGGAATCGACCCGATACGGAAGTGAAAGGTCTCGAAGAATTTCCAGCTGATCTGAGGCCACCGCTGTCCATTCATTATATGTTCGACCTGAAGGTCACCACCGGAGTGATTATTCTGATGATTCCTGTGTTATATGTACTGCGTCGTTGGTTGCCAGGGCGCAAGCCATATCCCAAATGGCTGTTGCTCGGCATTGTCTTGCTGGGTCCTCTGGCCATGATTGCAATCGAGCTTGGGTGGATGTTCGCTGAAGTTGGCAGACAGCCTTGGATCTTACGCGGGTATATGAAGGTGTCAGAAGCGGCCACCACGTCAACTTCGGTAGGATGGATGCTGGTGTTGTTTATTTTGCTGTATCTGATTCTATGTTTCTCGTGCATTCGGGTGCTCAGCAAGCTGTTCCGCAACAAGGAAGCAGAGAAGGAACTGGAGTCTCTGGGGCTTGAAGGAGGGATCGTACATTGA